Proteins encoded in a region of the Luteimonas viscosa genome:
- the prpE gene encoding propionate--CoA ligase: protein MRYEDWYRRSIEAPEEFWGEQAQAIHWHRPPRRILDDSNPPFRKWFVGGETNLCFNAVDRHLDARGEQLALVGWSSETGDVRELTYRQLHREVNVFASVLQSLGAGCGDRVVIYMPHTVDAVVAMLACARIGAIHSVVFGGFAALNLAMRIDDARPRVLVTADAGTRGGKVIPFLPLVNEALSRSEHPPQRVLVIDRGLAGPLPLREGRDVDYAQLRKAHEDANVPVVWLESNEPSYILYTSGTTGKPKGVQRDVGGYAVALALSMWSVYDIRPGQVMFSTSDIGWVVGHSYNVYGPLIAGATSIIYEGLPTHPDAGIWWRIVERYGVRTMFSSPTALRVLKKHDAAFITDRDLSKFEHLFLAGEPLDQPTARWISDVLGKPVIDNYWQTETGWPVLTLLPGLDMKPVRFGSPGLPNLGFNLRVINEVTGEDAPAGEKGVLVIQPPLPPGCMTTVWRNDQRFVDSYFSHFKELLYSSLDWAIRDEDGYTFILGRTDDVINVAGHRLGTREIEESVSSHPDVAEAAVIGVHDAVKGQVPIVFATLRRAQSGEEANETAAQMQKVVVEQLGGVARPARVYVVNALPKTRSGKLLRRSLQALAEDRDPGDLSTLDDPNALEEVKRALLRGPEAGS, encoded by the coding sequence ATGCGCTACGAAGACTGGTATCGACGCTCCATCGAGGCGCCTGAGGAATTCTGGGGCGAGCAGGCGCAGGCGATCCACTGGCACCGGCCACCGCGGCGGATCCTCGACGATTCGAACCCGCCATTCCGCAAATGGTTCGTGGGCGGCGAGACCAACCTGTGCTTCAACGCCGTCGATCGCCACCTCGACGCGCGCGGCGAGCAGCTGGCGCTGGTGGGCTGGTCGAGCGAGACCGGCGATGTCCGCGAACTGACCTATCGTCAGCTGCATCGCGAGGTGAATGTGTTCGCGTCCGTGCTGCAGTCGCTGGGCGCCGGCTGCGGCGACCGGGTGGTGATCTACATGCCGCACACGGTCGACGCGGTGGTCGCGATGCTGGCCTGCGCGCGCATCGGCGCGATCCACTCGGTGGTGTTTGGCGGCTTCGCTGCGCTCAACCTGGCGATGCGCATCGACGACGCGCGGCCGCGCGTGCTGGTGACCGCCGACGCCGGCACCCGTGGCGGCAAGGTGATCCCGTTCCTGCCGCTGGTGAACGAGGCGCTCTCGCGAAGCGAACATCCGCCGCAGCGGGTGCTGGTGATCGACCGCGGTCTTGCCGGGCCGTTGCCGCTGCGGGAAGGGCGCGACGTCGACTATGCGCAACTGCGCAAGGCGCACGAGGACGCGAACGTTCCCGTGGTCTGGCTGGAATCGAACGAGCCCAGCTACATCCTCTACACCTCCGGCACGACCGGGAAGCCGAAGGGCGTGCAGCGCGATGTCGGCGGCTACGCGGTGGCGCTGGCGCTGTCGATGTGGTCGGTGTACGACATCCGCCCCGGCCAGGTGATGTTCTCCACGTCCGACATCGGCTGGGTGGTGGGGCATTCCTACAACGTCTACGGGCCGCTGATCGCCGGCGCCACCTCGATCATCTACGAGGGCCTGCCCACCCACCCCGATGCCGGCATCTGGTGGCGCATCGTCGAGCGCTACGGCGTGCGCACGATGTTCTCCTCGCCGACCGCGTTGCGGGTGCTGAAGAAGCACGATGCCGCGTTCATCACCGACCGCGACCTGTCGAAGTTCGAGCACCTGTTCCTCGCCGGCGAACCGCTGGACCAGCCGACCGCGCGCTGGATTTCCGACGTGCTCGGCAAGCCGGTGATCGACAACTACTGGCAGACCGAGACCGGCTGGCCGGTGCTGACGCTGCTGCCGGGCCTGGACATGAAGCCGGTGCGCTTCGGTTCGCCGGGACTGCCCAACCTGGGTTTCAACCTGCGCGTGATCAACGAGGTCACCGGCGAGGACGCGCCTGCCGGCGAGAAGGGCGTGCTGGTGATCCAGCCGCCGCTGCCGCCGGGCTGCATGACCACGGTCTGGCGCAACGACCAGCGCTTCGTCGACAGCTACTTCAGCCACTTCAAGGAGCTGTTGTACAGCTCGCTCGACTGGGCGATCCGCGACGAGGACGGCTACACCTTCATCCTCGGCCGCACCGACGACGTGATCAACGTCGCCGGGCATCGCCTGGGCACGCGCGAGATCGAGGAATCGGTGTCGAGCCACCCGGACGTCGCGGAAGCCGCGGTGATCGGCGTGCACGATGCGGTCAAGGGCCAGGTGCCGATCGTGTTCGCGACGCTCAGGCGGGCGCAGTCGGGCGAGGAGGCGAACGAGACCGCGGCGCAGATGCAGAAGGTGGTGGTCGAACAGCTCGGCGGCGTGGCCAGGCCCGCGCGCGTATACGTGGTCAATGCGCTGCCCAAGACGCGTTCGGGCAAGCTGCTGCGACGTTCGCTGCAGGCACTGGCGGAAGATCGCGACCCCGGCGACCTGTCGACGCTCGACGATCCCAATGCGCTGGAGGAAGTGAAGCGCGCGCTGCTGCGGGGGCCCGAGGCCGGCAGTTGA
- a CDS encoding glycosyltransferase family 2 protein, which yields MIDTVDQSRSVAGAPSGVGKAATTATRAVAVVVPAFRASHSVVDVVRGIGADVDHILVVDDACPDGSGRRVDEEVDDPRVEVIFNPVNLGVGGAMVAGYRRAMDLGVTVCVKLDADGQMDPALIPRFIAPLLAGEADYVKGNRFFHMRDVVEMPGLRLLGNAALSFLSKLSTGYWHAFDPTNGFTAIHAACLENIELEKIDQRFFFESDLLFRLHLIDAVVMDLPMRATYADETSNLSPMREIPRFAVSHTRNFLKRIFYEYYLRDFNLASLQLLGGSLLLLFGAVYGATIWITNLARAAESPPGTVGVVTMAMILGFVFIQGFVAFDYARIPQRPLQRRLQ from the coding sequence TTGATCGACACCGTGGACCAGAGCCGTTCCGTCGCGGGCGCGCCGTCGGGAGTGGGAAAAGCGGCAACGACCGCGACGCGCGCGGTCGCGGTCGTCGTTCCGGCTTTCAGGGCGAGTCATTCGGTGGTCGATGTCGTACGCGGCATCGGGGCCGATGTGGACCACATCCTCGTCGTCGACGACGCCTGCCCCGATGGTTCGGGCAGGCGGGTCGATGAGGAAGTCGACGACCCGCGTGTCGAGGTCATCTTCAACCCGGTCAACCTTGGGGTGGGCGGCGCGATGGTGGCGGGGTACCGCCGCGCCATGGATCTGGGTGTCACAGTCTGCGTCAAGCTGGATGCAGACGGGCAGATGGATCCGGCCCTCATTCCGCGCTTCATCGCTCCGCTGCTCGCGGGCGAAGCCGACTACGTGAAGGGCAACCGCTTCTTCCATATGCGGGACGTGGTGGAGATGCCGGGCTTGAGGCTGCTGGGCAATGCCGCGCTTTCATTCCTCAGCAAGCTGTCGACCGGCTATTGGCACGCCTTCGATCCAACCAATGGATTCACCGCCATCCATGCTGCGTGCCTGGAGAACATTGAACTCGAAAAGATCGACCAGCGGTTCTTTTTCGAGAGCGATCTTCTGTTCCGCCTGCACCTGATCGATGCGGTGGTGATGGATCTGCCGATGCGCGCGACCTACGCCGATGAGACCAGCAACCTCAGTCCGATGCGCGAGATCCCCCGGTTTGCCGTCTCGCACACGAGGAATTTCCTCAAGCGGATCTTCTACGAGTACTACCTGCGCGATTTCAACCTGGCGTCGCTGCAACTGCTGGGCGGTAGTCTCCTGCTGCTGTTCGGAGCGGTATACGGCGCGACCATATGGATCACCAACCTCGCGCGGGCAGCCGAATCCCCGCCTGGCACGGTGGGCGTGGTCACAATGGCGATGATCCTGGGTTTCGTGTTCATCCAGGGCTTTGTGGCCTTCGACTACGCGCGAATCCCGCAGCGTCCCTTGCAGCGCAGGCTGCAGTAG
- a CDS encoding glycosyltransferase family 39 protein yields the protein MFQRHRMDAFGLGVALFAPLLLAYLYYTGLYCSDDTRYLIGAIRIASGEEISTTSVAERRVVLLLPAAAMYALSASVELSVAIYGLFFLMLGGTGFLLARQFFGPLGAAAAAVLAVSQPVVFLYAGAMAPDIASSVFLVAGLYCLCRWIGGDHASRNARRRARAYAFGAGASLAVGFVVKESGAVVLVIPAALLLWKAWRDRVSIAVLDGMAMATGFAVVLLIEMLVFRVTSGDWYSSVGSLLSPHDFTGYADAQGRTVRARLDSLRYLLGDHSWALFLFAGVATAHLLWDTFRRRLRGPAATMWWTIAAFWVWPLLYFTYGSGSLSEYVFPVMQQRYYAPCIVPAALLVMRLLTSLAGCAGRSWIRIPVLAALCLVWLALSSGPNREWNQRGLIYSAAAKEAFELALMDAQRRYPGVSVVDTPSGWTTDLARCRALLTLDTDQERERFADMLRRETDRKGRFDYPALDQVDGPLLLVGHGDYLGSSKPPRWVKPLQRNVRDGRLRILRVGRFTALPTLAPDTWWLPRQLAARASRAGPAEIGAGRIPELQELDEHAQLSSVEVYLVEQSTGLPKVD from the coding sequence ATGTTCCAGCGCCACCGAATGGATGCCTTCGGCCTGGGCGTTGCCCTGTTCGCTCCGCTCCTGCTCGCGTATCTGTACTACACCGGCCTGTACTGCAGCGACGACACCCGATACCTGATCGGCGCGATACGTATCGCGAGTGGCGAGGAGATCTCCACGACTTCGGTGGCCGAGCGTCGGGTCGTGCTGCTGCTGCCGGCGGCGGCGATGTACGCGTTGTCCGCCAGCGTGGAGCTGTCCGTCGCCATCTATGGGTTGTTCTTCCTGATGCTGGGGGGCACAGGGTTCCTGCTGGCCCGCCAGTTCTTCGGGCCCCTGGGCGCTGCGGCCGCGGCCGTACTCGCGGTGTCGCAGCCCGTCGTGTTTCTGTACGCCGGTGCGATGGCGCCGGATATCGCGTCTTCGGTGTTCCTGGTGGCAGGCCTGTACTGCCTGTGCCGGTGGATAGGCGGCGACCATGCCTCGCGCAACGCCCGACGTAGGGCCCGGGCATACGCGTTTGGCGCGGGCGCGAGCCTGGCGGTCGGCTTCGTAGTCAAGGAGAGCGGAGCGGTCGTGCTGGTGATTCCGGCGGCGCTGCTGCTGTGGAAGGCCTGGCGTGACCGGGTGTCCATCGCAGTTCTGGACGGCATGGCGATGGCTACCGGGTTCGCCGTCGTCCTGCTGATTGAGATGCTCGTGTTCCGGGTAACGTCCGGAGACTGGTATTCGAGTGTGGGGAGCCTGTTGTCTCCGCATGACTTCACCGGTTACGCCGACGCACAGGGGCGGACCGTGAGGGCGAGACTCGATTCGCTGCGTTACCTGCTGGGCGATCATTCCTGGGCGCTTTTCCTCTTCGCAGGGGTCGCGACGGCACACCTGCTCTGGGACACCTTCAGGCGACGCCTACGGGGTCCGGCCGCGACGATGTGGTGGACGATCGCAGCATTCTGGGTCTGGCCGCTGCTGTACTTCACCTACGGGTCGGGTTCCTTGTCCGAGTATGTTTTTCCGGTCATGCAGCAGCGCTATTACGCGCCCTGCATCGTGCCGGCTGCGTTACTTGTGATGCGGTTGCTGACCTCGCTTGCCGGCTGCGCTGGACGAAGTTGGATCCGGATTCCCGTCCTTGCGGCGCTCTGCCTCGTATGGCTCGCGCTGTCCAGCGGTCCGAACAGGGAGTGGAACCAGCGTGGACTGATCTATAGCGCGGCAGCGAAGGAAGCGTTCGAGCTGGCGCTCATGGACGCCCAGCGCAGGTACCCCGGGGTGTCGGTGGTCGATACGCCCTCGGGCTGGACGACCGATCTCGCCCGTTGCCGGGCGCTGCTGACACTCGATACCGATCAGGAGCGGGAGCGGTTTGCGGACATGCTGCGACGGGAGACTGATCGGAAGGGGCGGTTCGACTATCCTGCGCTTGATCAGGTGGATGGTCCGCTGCTCCTGGTGGGGCACGGAGACTATCTTGGCTCGTCCAAGCCGCCGCGATGGGTCAAGCCACTGCAGAGGAATGTCCGCGACGGCAGGCTGCGCATCCTCCGCGTGGGACGCTTCACTGCGTTGCCGACCCTGGCCCCGGACACATGGTGGTTGCCGCGGCAACTTGCGGCTCGTGCGTCCCGGGCGGGTCCGGCCGAAATAGGTGCGGGGCGGATCCCCGAGCTTCAGGAGTTGGACGAGCATGCGCAGCTGTCTTCCGTGGAGGTCTATCTGGTCGAGCAGTCGACAGGCCTGCCGAAGGTCGACTGA
- a CDS encoding NADPH-dependent 2,4-dienoyl-CoA reductase encodes MTAASSATPPPYPHLFAPLDLGFATLRNRVLMGSMHTGLEDRKRDFPKLAAYFAERAAGGVALIVTGGFSPNFEGWLTPFASRLAWPWEARKHRQVTDAVHAHGARICLQLLHAGRYAYHPLSVAPSRIKAPITPFTPRRLSARGVERTIDAYATAAKLARDGGYDGVEIMGSEGYLINQFLSARSNRRDDAWGGDVSQRMRFATEIVRRVREACGHDFIIVYRLSMLELVPEGSDWNAIVQQAKAIEAAGATLINTGIGWHESRVPTIATSVPRAAFAGVTAKLRPHVTLPLVATNRINMPDVAERILAAGGADMVSMARPLLADPQWVDKARAGKPQAINTCIACNQACLDHVFQRRTASCLVNPRACAETELNYLPTTAPKRIAVVGAGPAGLACATVAAQRGHRVVLFDRADAIGGQFNLAKRIPGKEEFHETLRWFGYRIGETGVELRLATDATAEALSDFDEVVLATGVTPRAVSFEGHAHPKVVGYADVLSGRVVPGRRVAIVGAGGIGFDVGEFLVQEAPSPTLDVAAWMREWGVDPDFESAGGLTPPRVEPPSRRVWLLQRSPGKPGARLGKTTGWIHRSTLKHKGVRMIGGVEYVAVDDDGFHLRVDGQPQTLPVDHVVVCAGQEPHRALLEPLQGAGCRVHLVGGADVAAELDAKRAIAQASRLAATL; translated from the coding sequence ATGACGGCCGCCAGCTCCGCGACGCCCCCACCCTACCCGCACCTGTTCGCGCCGCTCGACCTGGGATTCGCCACGCTGCGCAACCGGGTGCTGATGGGCTCGATGCACACCGGGCTCGAGGATCGCAAGCGCGACTTCCCGAAACTCGCCGCGTACTTCGCCGAGCGCGCGGCGGGTGGCGTGGCGCTGATCGTCACCGGCGGCTTCTCGCCGAACTTCGAAGGCTGGCTGACGCCGTTCGCCAGCCGTCTCGCCTGGCCGTGGGAAGCGCGCAAGCATCGCCAGGTCACCGACGCGGTGCACGCGCACGGCGCGCGCATCTGCCTGCAGTTGTTGCACGCGGGACGGTATGCCTACCACCCCTTGTCGGTGGCGCCCTCGCGGATCAAGGCGCCGATCACGCCGTTCACGCCGCGGCGGCTCTCGGCGCGCGGCGTCGAACGCACCATCGACGCCTACGCCACCGCCGCGAAGCTCGCGCGCGACGGCGGCTACGACGGCGTCGAGATCATGGGATCGGAAGGCTACCTGATCAACCAGTTCCTCAGCGCACGCAGCAACCGGCGCGACGATGCCTGGGGCGGCGACGTGTCGCAACGCATGCGTTTCGCCACCGAGATCGTGCGCCGCGTGCGAGAAGCCTGCGGCCACGACTTCATCATCGTCTACCGCCTGTCGATGCTGGAGCTGGTGCCGGAAGGCTCCGACTGGAATGCGATCGTGCAGCAGGCCAAGGCGATCGAGGCGGCCGGCGCGACGCTGATCAACACCGGCATCGGCTGGCACGAATCGCGCGTGCCCACCATCGCCACCTCGGTGCCGCGCGCCGCGTTCGCCGGCGTCACCGCCAAGTTGCGCCCGCACGTGACGCTGCCGCTGGTGGCGACCAACCGCATCAACATGCCCGACGTGGCCGAACGTATCCTCGCCGCGGGCGGCGCGGACATGGTGTCGATGGCGCGGCCGCTGCTCGCCGATCCGCAATGGGTGGACAAGGCGCGCGCCGGCAAGCCGCAGGCGATCAACACCTGCATCGCCTGCAACCAGGCCTGCCTGGACCACGTGTTCCAGCGCAGGACCGCCAGCTGCCTGGTGAACCCGCGCGCCTGCGCGGAAACCGAACTCAACTACCTGCCGACCACCGCGCCGAAACGCATCGCGGTGGTCGGCGCGGGCCCGGCAGGCTTGGCCTGCGCCACGGTCGCCGCGCAGCGCGGCCATCGCGTGGTGCTGTTCGATCGCGCCGACGCGATCGGCGGGCAGTTCAACCTCGCCAAGCGCATTCCCGGCAAGGAGGAGTTCCACGAAACCCTGCGCTGGTTCGGATACCGCATCGGCGAGACCGGCGTCGAGCTGCGGCTGGCCACAGACGCGACCGCCGAAGCGCTGTCGGATTTCGACGAGGTGGTGCTCGCCACCGGGGTCACGCCGCGCGCGGTGTCGTTCGAAGGACACGCCCATCCCAAAGTCGTGGGCTATGCCGACGTGCTGAGCGGAAGGGTGGTGCCCGGGCGACGCGTGGCGATCGTCGGCGCCGGCGGCATCGGCTTCGATGTCGGCGAGTTCCTGGTGCAGGAGGCGCCCTCGCCCACGCTCGACGTCGCCGCGTGGATGCGCGAATGGGGTGTCGACCCGGACTTCGAGAGCGCCGGCGGACTGACGCCGCCGCGCGTCGAGCCGCCCTCTCGCCGGGTCTGGCTGCTGCAACGCAGCCCGGGCAAGCCCGGCGCGCGCCTGGGCAAGACCACCGGCTGGATCCATCGCAGCACGCTCAAGCACAAGGGCGTGCGCATGATCGGCGGCGTGGAGTACGTCGCGGTGGACGACGATGGCTTCCACCTGCGTGTCGATGGCCAGCCGCAGACGCTGCCGGTCGACCATGTCGTCGTCTGCGCCGGCCAGGAGCCGCACCGGGCCCTGCTCGAACCGCTGCAGGGCGCCGGTTGTCGCGTGCATCTGGTCGGCGGAGCGGACGTGGCCGCGGAACTCGACGCCAAGCGTGCGATCGCGCAGGCCAGCCGACTGGCCGCGACGCTGTAG
- a CDS encoding cell wall hydrolase, with protein MKLDWILWLASLMSPQAADSLCLSTTLYLEARNQSVRGQQAVAEVALRREESGLWGDSMCEVVTARKQFAPTIVSPRTRMHNTEAWAQVVSIAIESERNWALPAGERNEIVPGASHFMAHAIAAPSWRNAYQVATIGDHTFLKVQKLKPRGG; from the coding sequence ATGAAGTTGGACTGGATCCTGTGGCTGGCCTCGCTGATGTCGCCGCAAGCCGCCGATTCGCTCTGCCTGAGCACCACCCTGTACCTGGAAGCCCGCAACCAGTCCGTCCGTGGCCAGCAGGCCGTGGCCGAGGTCGCCCTGCGGCGCGAGGAAAGCGGCCTGTGGGGCGATTCGATGTGCGAGGTGGTGACCGCACGCAAGCAGTTCGCGCCGACCATCGTCTCGCCGCGCACGCGCATGCACAACACCGAGGCCTGGGCGCAGGTGGTGAGCATCGCGATCGAATCCGAGCGCAACTGGGCGCTGCCCGCCGGCGAGCGCAACGAGATCGTGCCCGGCGCGAGTCATTTCATGGCGCACGCGATCGCCGCGCCGAGCTGGCGCAATGCCTACCAGGTGGCGACGATCGGCGACCACACCTTCCTCAAGGTGCAGAAGCTCAAGCCGCGCGGCGGCTGA
- a CDS encoding malate dehydrogenase — MKAPVRVAVTGAAGQIGYALLFRIASGEMLGKDQPVILQLLELPIDKAQAALKGVMMELEDCAFPLLAGMVGTDDPEVAFKDADVAMLVGARPRGPGMERKDLLLENAKIFTAQGAALNKVASRDVKVLVVGNPANTNAYIAMKSAPDLDPKNFTAMLRLDHNRALSQLANKAGVAVGEIEKLVVWGNHSPTMYPDYRFATVGGASLKDRIGDDDWNANEFIPKVGKRGAAIIEARGLSSAASAANAAIDHVRDWLLGSDGKWVTMGVPSDGSYGIPEGVIFGFPVTTQAGRYAMVRDLPIDTFSQAAIDKTLAELEEERSGVAHLLG, encoded by the coding sequence ATGAAAGCTCCCGTTCGAGTCGCAGTCACCGGCGCCGCCGGCCAGATCGGTTACGCCCTGCTGTTCCGCATTGCCTCCGGCGAGATGCTGGGCAAGGACCAGCCGGTCATCCTGCAGTTGCTGGAACTGCCGATCGACAAGGCCCAGGCCGCGCTCAAGGGCGTGATGATGGAACTGGAGGACTGCGCGTTCCCGCTGCTCGCGGGCATGGTCGGCACCGACGATCCGGAAGTCGCGTTCAAGGATGCCGACGTCGCGATGCTGGTCGGCGCGCGCCCGCGCGGCCCGGGCATGGAGCGCAAGGACCTGCTGCTGGAGAACGCCAAGATCTTCACCGCGCAGGGCGCGGCGCTGAACAAGGTCGCCAGCCGCGACGTCAAGGTGCTGGTGGTCGGCAACCCGGCGAACACGAATGCCTATATCGCGATGAAGTCGGCGCCCGATCTCGATCCCAAGAACTTCACCGCGATGCTGCGCCTGGACCACAACCGCGCACTGAGCCAGCTGGCGAACAAGGCCGGCGTGGCGGTGGGTGAGATCGAGAAGCTCGTGGTCTGGGGCAACCACAGCCCGACCATGTACCCCGACTACCGCTTCGCCACCGTCGGCGGCGCCTCGCTCAAGGACCGGATCGGCGACGACGACTGGAATGCAAACGAGTTCATCCCCAAGGTCGGCAAGCGCGGCGCCGCGATCATCGAGGCGCGCGGCCTGTCCTCGGCGGCGTCGGCCGCCAACGCCGCGATCGACCACGTCCGCGACTGGCTGCTGGGCAGCGACGGCAAGTGGGTGACGATGGGGGTCCCGTCCGACGGGTCCTACGGCATTCCGGAAGGCGTGATCTTCGGGTTCCCGGTCACCACGCAGGCCGGCAGGTACGCCATGGTCAGGGATCTTCCGATCGACACCTTCAGCCAGGCGGCCATCGACAAGACCCTGGCCGAACTCGAGGAAGAGCGCAGCGGCGTGGCGCACCTGCTGGGTTGA